The Streptomyces sp. NBC_01353 genome contains a region encoding:
- a CDS encoding SRPBCC family protein: MATKSVVVERRVAASPGPVWEALTDLKDMERVLSGVERVEVLTEGAFGVGTRWRETRRMMGKEATEEMTVTEAEPPDRYVTVADSHGMHYVSEIALRPDGTGATTVRMTFSASPAEGSRMGFLAKLLSGLGAKAVSRALAKDLDDVAASVERRH, from the coding sequence ATGGCTACCAAGAGCGTCGTCGTCGAACGCCGGGTCGCGGCGTCTCCCGGGCCCGTCTGGGAGGCGCTGACGGACCTGAAGGACATGGAGCGGGTCCTGAGCGGTGTGGAGCGGGTCGAGGTGCTGACGGAGGGCGCCTTCGGCGTGGGCACCCGCTGGCGCGAGACCCGGCGGATGATGGGCAAGGAGGCCACGGAGGAGATGACCGTGACCGAGGCCGAGCCGCCGGACCGCTATGTGACGGTGGCCGACTCGCACGGAATGCACTACGTCTCGGAGATCGCGCTGCGGCCGGACGGGACGGGTGCGACGACGGTACGGATGACGTTCTCGGCGAGCCCGGCCGAGGGCAGCCGCATGGGGTTCCTCGCCAAGCTGTTGAGCGGCCTCGGCGCCAAGGCGGTGAGCCGGGCGCTCGCGAAGGACCTGGACGACGTGGCGGCGTCGGTGGAGCGCCGCCACTGA
- a CDS encoding phosphotransferase, with product MLIGTGRSADVFALDDEWVLRRYRDGKDAAHEAATMEHLAGHGYPVPRVRSASGPELVMRRLAGPSLLDALLAGTVTPESAATILAGLLHRLHTVPSPASAPLLHLDLHPGNVMLTPEGPFVIDWCTAEAGDPALDWAMSTLILAEVAVTPVPYADGARAGLETLLSLASTGPLPLAKARERRASDPHLDEAERARLDEAVALVATLEVSPASG from the coding sequence ATGTTGATAGGTACGGGACGGTCGGCGGACGTGTTCGCACTGGACGACGAGTGGGTGCTGCGCCGATACCGGGACGGCAAGGACGCGGCGCACGAGGCCGCGACCATGGAGCACCTGGCCGGCCACGGCTATCCGGTGCCGCGGGTCCGTTCCGCATCGGGCCCGGAGCTCGTCATGCGACGGCTGGCCGGCCCCTCCCTGCTGGATGCCCTGCTCGCGGGCACGGTCACCCCCGAGTCGGCCGCGACGATCCTGGCCGGCCTCCTGCACCGCCTCCACACCGTCCCGTCCCCGGCGTCGGCCCCACTGCTCCACCTCGACCTGCATCCGGGCAACGTGATGCTGACGCCCGAGGGACCGTTCGTGATCGACTGGTGCACGGCGGAGGCGGGCGATCCGGCGCTGGACTGGGCGATGTCGACCCTGATCCTGGCGGAGGTCGCGGTGACGCCGGTCCCGTACGCCGACGGCGCACGAGCGGGACTGGAGACCCTGTTGTCCCTCGCGTCCACGGGCCCCCTGCCGTTGGCGAAGGCCCGGGAACGCCGGGCGTCGGACCCGCACCTGGACGAGGCCGAACGCGCCCGTCTGGACGAGGCGGTGGCGCTGGTGGCGACGCTGGAGGTCAGTCCAGCGTCTGGATGA
- a CDS encoding formimidoylglutamate deiminase: protein MQVTYWLEHAWLDTNVEPGVALTVSISGSPAGTDGRIAAVRTGLETPPPGAVVLRGLTIPGLANAHSHAFHRALRSTVQVGSGTFWTWREVMYQVASRLTPETYHALARAVYAEMALAGITAVGEFHYLHHAPGGTPYADPNAMGEALIEAAAEAGIRITLLDTAYLSAGFGAAPDQHQLRFSDGTADAWAERVSLLKEREGGDGVRIGAAIHSVRAVPADQLSTVADWARERGAPLHVHLSEQTAENDACLAAHGRTPTQLLADHGVLGPLTTGVHNTHLTDADIALIGSSTTGTCMCPTTERDLADGIGPAVALQRAGSPLSLGSDSHAVIDLLEEARAMELNERLRSRTRGHWTAAALLRAATADGHASLGWDDAGTLEPGALADFTTIALDSVRTAGPVPRLAAETAVFAASAADVRHTIVGGRHVVRDGVHQTVPDVPRALAESIAALRG, encoded by the coding sequence GTGCAGGTGACGTACTGGCTGGAGCACGCCTGGCTCGACACGAACGTCGAGCCGGGCGTGGCGCTCACCGTGTCGATCAGCGGCTCCCCCGCGGGGACCGACGGTCGCATCGCGGCCGTACGCACGGGTCTGGAGACCCCGCCCCCCGGCGCCGTCGTCCTGCGCGGCCTGACGATCCCCGGCCTCGCCAACGCCCACTCGCACGCCTTCCACCGCGCCCTGCGCTCCACCGTCCAGGTCGGCTCCGGCACGTTCTGGACCTGGCGCGAGGTGATGTACCAGGTGGCGTCCCGGCTGACCCCGGAGACGTACCACGCCCTCGCACGAGCGGTGTACGCCGAGATGGCGCTCGCCGGGATCACGGCGGTCGGCGAGTTCCACTACCTCCACCACGCGCCGGGCGGCACCCCCTATGCCGACCCCAACGCGATGGGCGAGGCGCTGATCGAGGCAGCGGCCGAGGCCGGCATCCGGATCACCCTCCTCGACACGGCCTACCTCTCCGCCGGCTTCGGCGCCGCGCCCGACCAGCACCAGCTCCGCTTCTCCGACGGCACGGCCGACGCCTGGGCGGAGCGCGTCTCGCTGCTCAAGGAGCGTGAGGGCGGGGACGGCGTACGGATCGGGGCGGCGATCCACTCCGTACGGGCGGTCCCGGCGGACCAGCTGTCGACGGTGGCGGACTGGGCGCGCGAGCGGGGCGCCCCGCTGCACGTCCACCTCTCGGAGCAGACGGCCGAGAACGACGCCTGCCTCGCGGCCCACGGCCGCACCCCCACGCAGCTCCTCGCGGACCACGGGGTGCTCGGCCCGCTGACGACGGGTGTCCACAACACGCACCTCACGGACGCGGACATCGCGCTCATCGGCTCGTCCACGACCGGCACCTGCATGTGCCCGACCACCGAACGCGACCTCGCGGACGGCATCGGCCCGGCCGTCGCCCTCCAGCGCGCGGGCTCCCCGCTCTCGCTGGGCAGCGACAGCCACGCCGTGATCGACCTCCTGGAGGAGGCCCGGGCGATGGAGCTGAACGAACGTCTCCGCTCCCGCACGCGCGGCCACTGGACGGCGGCGGCCCTGCTGCGGGCCGCGACCGCCGACGGTCATGCGTCGCTCGGTTGGGACGATGCGGGCACCCTGGAGCCGGGCGCGCTCGCCGACTTCACGACGATCGCCCTGGACTCGGTCAGGACAGCGGGACCGGTGCCGCGTCTGGCAGCCGAGACGGCGGTATTCGCAGCGTCGGCCGCGGATGTGCGGCACACGATCGTGGGTGGCCGTCATGTCGTACGGGACGGGGTCCACCAGACCGTGCCGGACGTGCCCCGTGCCCTCGCGGAATCGATCGCCGCACTGCGCGGCTGA
- a CDS encoding APC family permease, with protein sequence MTTAPRSEQPVPEQPVPGEPAPGDETGQPALKRAIGPKLLILFVIGDILGTGIYATTGKVAGKVGGALWLPFVIGFVVALLTAASYVELVGKYPKAAGAALYTQKAFKVPFLTFIVAFMVMCSGLSSASAAARAFSGDYFQEFTEAIPATLIAVVFVLALACLALRGVSESVKTNVVLTLVELTGLLIILGIGAWAVLGGEGEPSRLGEFEASGSGYALMTSVLGATALGFFAFVGFEDSVNMAEETQDPVRAFPRAIFTGVAVTGTVYVLVALVSSLLVDHETLERSSGPLLEVVKAGGVDFPPKLFALIALFAVTNSALINIMMASRLCYGLANERVLPRVMGKVLKNRRTPLTGIAFATLLTIGLVATGEIEGLGDTTAFLLLCVFAVVNIAVLVLRKDRVEHAHFRTPTALPVLGAITALILASPLADRSADVYVRAGVLLAIGIGLWVLNKVVLRARGED encoded by the coding sequence ATGACGACAGCACCACGATCCGAACAGCCCGTACCCGAACAGCCCGTACCCGGAGAGCCCGCACCGGGCGACGAGACCGGACAGCCCGCGCTGAAACGCGCCATCGGGCCCAAGCTGCTGATCCTCTTCGTGATCGGCGACATCCTGGGCACCGGGATCTACGCGACGACCGGCAAGGTGGCGGGCAAGGTCGGCGGCGCGCTCTGGCTGCCCTTCGTGATCGGTTTCGTCGTCGCACTGCTGACCGCCGCCTCGTACGTGGAGCTGGTCGGCAAGTACCCGAAGGCGGCGGGCGCCGCGCTCTATACGCAGAAGGCGTTCAAGGTCCCCTTCCTCACCTTCATCGTCGCGTTCATGGTCATGTGCTCGGGGCTCTCCTCCGCGAGCGCCGCGGCCCGCGCCTTCAGCGGGGACTACTTCCAGGAGTTCACGGAAGCGATCCCGGCCACGCTCATCGCTGTCGTCTTCGTCCTCGCCCTCGCCTGCCTCGCGCTGCGCGGAGTGTCGGAGTCGGTGAAGACGAACGTCGTCCTCACACTCGTCGAACTCACCGGCCTGCTGATCATTCTCGGGATCGGCGCCTGGGCCGTCCTGGGCGGCGAGGGGGAGCCGTCGCGGCTCGGCGAGTTCGAGGCGTCGGGCAGCGGATACGCGCTGATGACGAGCGTGCTGGGGGCCACCGCGCTGGGCTTCTTCGCCTTCGTCGGCTTCGAGGACTCCGTCAACATGGCGGAGGAGACACAGGACCCGGTCCGCGCCTTCCCCCGGGCCATCTTCACCGGCGTCGCCGTCACCGGCACCGTCTACGTCCTGGTCGCCCTTGTCTCCTCCCTCCTCGTCGACCACGAGACGCTCGAGAGGTCCAGCGGGCCGCTCCTGGAGGTCGTGAAGGCCGGCGGAGTCGACTTCCCGCCGAAACTCTTCGCGCTGATCGCCCTGTTCGCGGTCACGAACTCCGCGCTCATCAACATCATGATGGCCTCCCGGCTCTGCTACGGCCTCGCCAACGAGCGGGTCCTGCCACGCGTGATGGGCAAGGTCCTGAAGAACCGCCGTACGCCCCTCACCGGGATCGCCTTCGCCACCCTCCTCACCATCGGCCTGGTCGCCACGGGTGAGATCGAGGGCCTCGGCGACACCACGGCCTTCCTGCTGCTGTGCGTCTTCGCGGTGGTCAACATCGCCGTCCTGGTGCTGCGCAAGGACAGGGTGGAGCACGCCCACTTCCGTACGCCGACGGCGCTCCCGGTCCTCGGCGCGATCACCGCGCTGATCCTGGCGAGCCCGCTCGCGGACCGCTCGGCGGACGTGTACGTCCGGGCCGGTGTGCTGCTCGCCATCGGGATCGGGCTGTGGGTGCTCAACAAGGTCGTCCTGCGCGCACGCGGGGAGGACTGA
- a CDS encoding S66 peptidase family protein produces MSVRYPRPLRPGDRVGVTSPSSGVPKELRERLDVAIRFVEARGYEVVVGACMDGAGHVSAPAARRAGELMGMLTDPGIRAVVPPWGGETAIDLLPLLDWHRLRDAEPTWLVGYSDMSTLMTPLTLLTGVATLHGNNLMDTPYRAPEGLLSWLDIVSAPQGRPFTQTPPNRHRAAGWDDWQLHPEIGEFTLDTPGRWTRLDGSGDVDVEGRLIGGCIETVCNAAGSPYLDVSAFAREHAPEGLLVYVEACDDEALSICRYLHGMRLAGFFDRANAVLVGRTSAPDAPSLTQHEAVLDALGSLNVPIIADVECGHIAPYLPLVNGARARVVHTPTRSEVIQTLD; encoded by the coding sequence ATGTCCGTTCGATACCCGCGTCCCCTCCGTCCCGGTGACCGCGTCGGCGTCACCTCTCCTTCGAGTGGCGTGCCGAAGGAGCTGCGTGAGCGCCTCGACGTGGCGATCCGGTTCGTCGAAGCGCGTGGATACGAGGTCGTCGTCGGGGCCTGTATGGACGGTGCCGGGCATGTCAGTGCGCCTGCTGCCCGGCGGGCGGGCGAGTTGATGGGGATGTTGACCGATCCCGGCATCAGGGCCGTCGTGCCGCCGTGGGGTGGGGAGACCGCGATCGATCTGCTGCCTCTGCTCGACTGGCATCGGCTGCGCGATGCCGAGCCGACCTGGCTCGTCGGGTACTCGGACATGTCGACCCTCATGACGCCGCTGACCCTCCTCACCGGCGTGGCGACCCTGCACGGCAACAACCTCATGGACACCCCGTACCGGGCGCCCGAGGGGCTGCTCTCGTGGCTCGACATCGTCTCCGCTCCGCAGGGGCGGCCGTTCACCCAGACCCCGCCGAACCGGCACCGTGCGGCGGGCTGGGACGACTGGCAACTCCACCCCGAAATAGGCGAGTTCACGCTCGACACACCTGGCAGGTGGACCCGCCTGGACGGCAGCGGTGATGTGGATGTCGAGGGGCGCCTGATCGGGGGCTGCATCGAGACCGTCTGCAACGCCGCCGGTTCGCCGTATCTCGACGTGTCGGCCTTCGCCCGGGAGCACGCCCCGGAAGGGCTCCTCGTCTACGTCGAGGCGTGCGACGACGAAGCCCTCAGCATCTGCCGGTACCTGCACGGGATGCGACTGGCCGGCTTCTTCGACCGCGCGAACGCCGTTCTCGTCGGCCGGACCTCCGCGCCCGACGCCCCCTCGCTCACCCAGCACGAAGCGGTGCTGGACGCCCTCGGCTCCCTGAACGTGCCGATCATCGCCGACGTCGAGTGCGGCCACATTGCGCCGTACCTGCCCCTCGTCAACGGGGCGCGTGCCCGTGTCGTCCACACCCCCACGCGCAGCGAGGTCATCCAGACGCTGGACTGA
- the hutU gene encoding urocanate hydratase, which yields MSGPRPVRAPRGTELSALGWQQEAALRMLQNNLDPEVAEHPDKLVVYGGTGKAARDWRSFDAMVRTLRTLKQDETMLVQSGRPVGVMQTHEWAPRVLIANSNLVGDWANWEEFRRLEQLGLTMYGQMTAGSWIYIGTQGILQGTYETFAAVAAKKFNGTLAGTITLTAGLGGMGGAQPLAVTMNDGVAICIDVDPRAIERRIEHRYLDVKADNLAHALALATEARDARRPLSIGLLGNAAELLPQMLAEGAPIDIVTDQTSAHDPLAYLPVGVDFDDMATYAAKDPAGFTTRARESMAKHVEAMVGFMDAGAEVFDYGNSIRGEAQLAGYDRAFAFPGFVPAYIRPLFCEGKGPFRWAALSGEASDIHKTDKAILELFPENESLHRWIKMAGERVHFQGLPARICWLGQGERDKAGDMFNDMVGNGTLAAPLAIGRDHLDCGSVASPYRETEAMLDGSDAIADWPLLNAMVNVASGASWVSIHHGGGVGMGRSIHAGQVSVADGTALAGEKIRRVLTNDPGMGVIRHVDAGYDIAERVADEKGVRVPMREGDSA from the coding sequence ATGTCAGGACCCCGCCCCGTACGGGCCCCGCGCGGTACGGAACTGAGCGCCCTGGGATGGCAGCAGGAGGCCGCCCTCCGGATGCTGCAGAACAACCTGGACCCCGAGGTCGCCGAGCACCCCGACAAGCTCGTCGTCTACGGCGGCACCGGCAAGGCCGCGCGCGACTGGCGCTCCTTCGACGCGATGGTCCGCACGCTGCGCACCCTCAAGCAGGACGAGACGATGCTCGTCCAGTCCGGCCGCCCGGTCGGCGTCATGCAGACCCACGAGTGGGCCCCGCGTGTCCTCATCGCCAACTCCAACCTGGTCGGCGACTGGGCGAACTGGGAGGAGTTCCGGCGCCTGGAGCAGCTGGGCCTGACCATGTACGGCCAGATGACGGCCGGCTCGTGGATCTACATCGGCACCCAGGGCATCCTCCAGGGCACCTACGAGACCTTCGCCGCCGTCGCGGCGAAGAAGTTCAACGGGACCCTGGCCGGCACGATCACCCTGACCGCCGGCCTCGGCGGCATGGGCGGCGCCCAGCCGCTCGCCGTGACGATGAACGACGGCGTCGCGATCTGTATCGACGTCGACCCGCGCGCCATCGAGCGCCGCATCGAGCACCGCTACCTCGACGTGAAGGCGGACAACCTCGCCCACGCCCTGGCGCTCGCGACCGAGGCGCGTGACGCCCGCCGGCCGCTCTCCATCGGCCTGCTCGGCAATGCGGCGGAGCTGCTGCCGCAGATGCTCGCCGAGGGCGCCCCGATCGACATCGTGACCGACCAGACCTCGGCCCACGACCCCCTCGCGTACCTGCCGGTGGGCGTCGACTTCGACGACATGGCGACGTACGCGGCCAAGGACCCGGCCGGTTTCACGACCCGCGCCCGCGAGTCGATGGCGAAGCACGTCGAGGCCATGGTCGGCTTCATGGACGCCGGCGCCGAGGTCTTCGACTACGGCAACTCCATCCGCGGCGAGGCCCAGCTGGCCGGCTACGACCGCGCGTTCGCCTTCCCCGGCTTCGTGCCGGCGTACATCCGCCCGCTGTTCTGCGAGGGCAAGGGCCCGTTCCGCTGGGCCGCCCTCTCCGGCGAGGCCTCGGACATCCACAAGACGGACAAGGCGATCCTGGAGCTCTTCCCGGAGAACGAGTCCCTCCACCGCTGGATCAAGATGGCCGGCGAGCGCGTCCACTTCCAGGGCCTGCCCGCCCGCATCTGCTGGCTCGGCCAGGGTGAGCGCGACAAGGCGGGCGACATGTTCAACGACATGGTCGGCAACGGCACCCTCGCCGCGCCCCTCGCGATCGGCCGCGACCACCTCGACTGCGGCTCGGTGGCCTCCCCGTACCGCGAGACCGAGGCCATGCTCGACGGCTCCGACGCGATCGCCGACTGGCCCCTCCTGAATGCCATGGTCAACGTCGCCTCCGGCGCGTCCTGGGTCTCCATCCACCACGGCGGCGGCGTCGGCATGGGCCGCTCCATCCACGCGGGCCAGGTCTCGGTCGCGGACGGCACGGCTCTCGCGGGCGAGAAGATCCGCCGCGTCCTGACGAACGACCCGGGCATGGGCGTCATCCGCCACGTCGACGCGGGCTACGACATCGCGGAGCGGGTCGCCGACGAGAAGGGCGTCCGCGTCCCGATGCGCGAGGGTGACTCCGCGTGA
- a CDS encoding allantoate amidohydrolase yields the protein MWRSLRPIGRSAASGGYRRYAWTAADADCRLWFQMQAEARRLNYEVDRNGNQWAWLGDPAAGDAVVTGSHLDSVPDGGAFDGPLGVVSSFAALDELRSRGVVFKRPLAITNFGDEEGARFGLACVGSRLTAGRLTKEQAYELRDADGISLPQAMESAGHDPEAIGPDPERLARIGAFVELHVEQGRALDLTGDSVGIASAIWPHGRWRYDFAGEANHAGTTRLVDRRDPMLTYAETVLAARREAELAGAVATFGKIAVEPNGVNAIPSLVRGWLDARAADQGALDTVVAGVETAARDYADRHGIDLTVVRESFTPVVEFAHALRDELAGILGEKTPVLGTGAGHDAGILSESIPTAMLFVRNPTGVSHSPAEFAAEDDCVAGVLALADVLEGLACR from the coding sequence ATGTGGCGGTCGCTGCGGCCCATCGGCCGCAGCGCCGCCTCCGGCGGCTACCGCCGCTACGCCTGGACCGCCGCCGACGCCGACTGCCGGCTCTGGTTCCAGATGCAGGCCGAGGCCCGCCGGCTGAACTACGAGGTCGACCGCAACGGCAACCAGTGGGCCTGGCTCGGCGACCCCGCGGCCGGCGACGCGGTCGTCACCGGCTCGCACCTGGACTCCGTACCGGACGGTGGAGCCTTCGACGGCCCGCTCGGCGTCGTCTCCTCCTTTGCCGCGCTCGACGAACTGCGCTCCCGTGGCGTCGTGTTCAAGCGGCCCCTCGCGATCACCAACTTCGGTGACGAGGAGGGTGCCCGCTTCGGCCTCGCCTGCGTCGGCTCCCGTCTCACCGCCGGCCGGCTGACGAAGGAGCAGGCGTACGAGCTCCGCGACGCCGACGGCATCAGCCTCCCGCAGGCCATGGAGTCGGCGGGTCACGACCCCGAGGCCATCGGCCCGGACCCGGAGCGGCTCGCCCGCATCGGCGCCTTCGTCGAGCTCCACGTCGAACAGGGCCGCGCCCTGGACCTGACCGGCGACTCCGTCGGCATCGCCTCCGCGATCTGGCCGCACGGCCGCTGGCGGTACGACTTCGCCGGCGAGGCCAACCACGCCGGCACCACCCGGCTCGTCGACCGCCGCGACCCGATGCTCACCTACGCCGAGACCGTCCTCGCCGCCCGCCGCGAGGCCGAACTCGCGGGCGCCGTCGCCACCTTCGGCAAGATCGCGGTCGAGCCGAACGGCGTCAACGCCATCCCCTCCCTCGTCCGCGGCTGGCTCGACGCGCGCGCCGCCGACCAGGGCGCCCTGGACACGGTCGTCGCGGGCGTCGAGACCGCCGCCCGCGACTACGCGGACCGGCACGGCATCGACCTCACTGTCGTACGGGAGTCCTTCACGCCGGTCGTGGAGTTCGCCCACGCGCTGCGGGACGAGCTCGCCGGGATCCTCGGCGAGAAGACCCCGGTCCTCGGCACCGGCGCCGGACACGACGCGGGCATTTTGTCCGAATCGATTCCGACCGCCATGCTGTTCGTACGGAACCCCACGGGCGTCTCGCACTCCCCGGCCGAATTCGCGGCCGAGGACGACTGCGTCGCCGGGGTCCTCGCACTCGCCGACGTACTGGAGGGTCTCGCGTGCAGGTGA
- a CDS encoding diaminopimelate decarboxylase: MASHRRDQAVRAAVEQGRLSPAEPVVALLDTAGVRASAAALVSAFAAVTDAPVLHAFAVKACPLVPVLRLLYDCGLGVEVASPGELALARAAGVPPSRTVLDSPAKTTAELRQALALGIAVNADNLQELARIDALIASAPTSSPLGLRVNPQIGAGLIGALSTATATSKFGVALRDAGAREAVVQAYLDRPWMRRVHTHTGSQGVPLALMAEGVAAAYDLAEEINAKAGRQQIDTVDIGGGLPVNFASDEETPTYAEYAELLAATAPGLLDGRYGLVTEFGRSLLAKHGTVLARVEYTKTSGARPIAVTHAGVQLATRTVYDPASWPLRILAYDSEGRPREGEETVQDVAGPACFTGDLLATARPLPLLRPDDVVAVPDTGAYYFAHHYAYNSLLRPAVHGFTVDDEGRVVFATVRGAQTLDEIVAEAGGDRTDALLP; the protein is encoded by the coding sequence ATGGCTTCCCACCGTCGCGATCAGGCCGTCCGAGCCGCCGTCGAACAAGGCCGCCTCTCCCCCGCCGAACCCGTCGTCGCCCTCCTCGACACCGCCGGCGTCCGCGCCTCGGCCGCCGCCCTCGTCTCCGCCTTCGCCGCCGTCACCGACGCACCCGTCCTGCACGCCTTCGCCGTGAAGGCCTGCCCGCTCGTACCCGTCCTGCGCCTGCTCTACGACTGCGGACTGGGGGTCGAGGTCGCGAGCCCCGGCGAGCTGGCCCTCGCCCGCGCGGCCGGCGTCCCGCCCTCCCGTACGGTGCTCGACTCGCCCGCCAAGACGACCGCCGAGCTGCGCCAGGCCCTGGCGCTCGGGATCGCCGTCAACGCCGACAACCTCCAGGAACTGGCCAGGATCGACGCTCTCATCGCCTCCGCACCGACTTCGAGCCCGCTCGGGCTGCGGGTCAACCCGCAGATCGGGGCGGGTCTGATCGGCGCGCTCTCCACCGCGACCGCCACCTCCAAGTTCGGGGTCGCGCTGCGCGACGCGGGCGCCCGGGAGGCCGTGGTCCAGGCGTACCTCGACCGGCCCTGGATGCGCCGGGTGCACACGCACACCGGCTCGCAGGGCGTTCCGCTCGCCTTGATGGCCGAGGGGGTCGCGGCGGCCTACGACCTGGCCGAGGAGATCAACGCCAAGGCCGGCAGGCAGCAGATCGACACCGTCGACATCGGCGGCGGACTGCCGGTGAACTTCGCCTCCGACGAGGAGACGCCGACCTACGCGGAGTACGCCGAGCTGCTCGCCGCCACCGCCCCCGGCCTGCTCGACGGGCGCTACGGGCTCGTCACCGAGTTCGGGCGCTCGCTGCTCGCCAAGCACGGCACGGTCCTGGCCCGCGTCGAGTACACCAAGACCTCGGGCGCCCGCCCCATCGCGGTCACCCACGCCGGGGTCCAGCTGGCCACCCGTACCGTCTACGACCCCGCCTCGTGGCCGCTGCGCATCCTCGCGTACGACTCCGAGGGCCGGCCCCGCGAGGGGGAGGAGACCGTCCAGGACGTGGCCGGACCCGCCTGTTTCACCGGCGATCTGCTCGCCACCGCACGCCCGCTGCCCCTGCTGCGGCCGGACGACGTCGTCGCTGTGCCGGACACCGGCGCGTACTACTTCGCCCACCACTACGCGTACAACAGCCTGCTCCGGCCCGCCGTCCACGGCTTCACCGTGGACGATGAGGGGAGGGTGGTGTTCGCGACCGTGCGCGGGGCGCAGACGCTCGACGAGATCGTCGCCGAGGCGGGCGGGGACCGGACGGACGCCCTGCTGCCGTAG
- the hutI gene encoding imidazolonepropionase — protein MNTGPAATNNTAASSAPTSANSAVATAATAIVNIASLVTNDPSLGDRTPLGLIQDAAVVMDGDRVVWVGESSKAPATDNRVDAGGRAVIPGFVDSHSHLVFAGDRTAEFNARMSGQAYAAGGIRTTVAATRAASDEALSANVARYMREALTQGTTTFETKSGYGLTVEDEARALRIAAAHTDEVTYLGAHIVSPDYADDPAAYVALVTGEMLDACAPYARWVDVFCEKGAFDGDQARAILTAGMAKGLHPRVHANQLSYGPGVQLAVGLDAASADHCTHLTDADVDALASGNTVATLLPGAEFSTRAEWPNARRLLDAGATVALSTDCNPGSSFTSSVPFCIALAVRDMGMTPDEAVWSATAGGAAALRRTDIGRLTPGATADLTFLNAPSHVHLAYRPGVPLVTEVWRRGVRVV, from the coding sequence ATGAACACGGGCCCCGCGGCGACGAACAACACGGCGGCGAGCTCCGCGCCCACGAGTGCGAACAGCGCCGTGGCGACGGCGGCCACCGCCATCGTCAACATCGCCAGTCTGGTCACCAACGACCCCTCTCTCGGTGATCGAACCCCTCTCGGCCTGATCCAGGACGCGGCCGTCGTCATGGACGGCGACCGCGTGGTCTGGGTCGGTGAATCCAGCAAAGCACCGGCCACTGACAACCGGGTCGACGCCGGTGGACGGGCGGTGATCCCCGGCTTCGTGGACTCCCACTCGCACCTCGTCTTCGCGGGGGACCGCACGGCGGAGTTCAACGCGCGGATGTCCGGCCAGGCGTACGCGGCGGGCGGCATCCGCACGACGGTGGCGGCGACGCGCGCGGCCTCCGACGAGGCCCTGTCGGCGAATGTCGCCCGCTACATGCGCGAGGCCCTCACCCAGGGCACGACGACCTTCGAGACCAAGTCGGGCTACGGCCTCACGGTCGAGGACGAGGCCCGCGCGTTGCGCATCGCGGCCGCGCACACGGACGAGGTCACCTACCTGGGCGCCCACATCGTCTCCCCGGACTACGCCGACGACCCGGCCGCGTACGTGGCCCTGGTGACCGGCGAGATGCTCGACGCCTGCGCACCGTACGCGCGTTGGGTCGACGTCTTCTGCGAGAAGGGTGCGTTCGACGGGGACCAGGCGCGGGCGATCCTCACCGCCGGCATGGCCAAGGGCCTGCACCCGCGCGTGCACGCGAACCAGCTCTCGTACGGCCCCGGTGTCCAGCTCGCGGTGGGGCTGGACGCGGCGAGCGCCGACCACTGCACGCACCTGACGGACGCGGACGTGGACGCCCTGGCTTCGGGCAACACCGTCGCGACGCTCCTCCCGGGCGCGGAGTTCTCCACCCGCGCCGAGTGGCCGAACGCCCGTCGCCTCCTGGACGCGGGCGCGACGGTGGCCCTGTCGACGGACTGCAACCCGGGCTCGTCCTTCACCTCGTCCGTACCGTTCTGCATCGCACTCGCGGTACGGGACATGGGAATGACCCCGGACGAAGCGGTCTGGTCGGCCACGGCAGGCGGTGCGGCGGCACTCCGCCGCACGGACATCGGCCGCCTCACCCCGGGCGCCACCGCCGACCTGACCTTCCTGAACGCCCCGTCCCACGTCCACCTGGCCTACCGCCCGGGCGTCCCCCTGGTGACCGAGGTCTGGCGCCGCGGGGTACGTGTGGTCTGA